From one [Ruminococcus] lactaris ATCC 29176 genomic stretch:
- a CDS encoding TIGR03915 family putative DNA repair protein: MKIYTCKDRLEDILTCIYDAWSAALQVGHDQIQLRKEPVFQQTIFDEYIHVDGDTSKAEKVIRSIRRDISDEAYLYVYYASLSDEEDALQAIYQFLRVGFATGSSVLEQYANPSVMRIVELRRKVGNECHHFREFARFESLNGSVYVSHLEPKSDVIMLVGRHFADRMPSEHWMIIDNKRKIACIHPKDGTNYLRYLTDEEFDTLRKTEEYTDTYTDLWKTFFHAVGIKERENYICQRNLFPKWKRKHAVEFRE; encoded by the coding sequence ATGAAAATATATACTTGCAAAGACCGGCTTGAAGATATTCTGACCTGTATTTATGATGCATGGTCAGCGGCACTGCAGGTCGGACACGACCAGATACAGTTAAGAAAAGAACCGGTATTTCAGCAGACAATCTTTGATGAATATATTCATGTGGATGGAGATACTTCCAAAGCAGAAAAAGTGATCCGGTCCATCCGCAGGGATATCTCGGATGAAGCTTATCTGTATGTGTATTATGCATCATTGTCTGATGAGGAAGATGCACTTCAGGCAATTTATCAGTTCCTGCGAGTTGGATTTGCCACAGGAAGCAGTGTATTGGAGCAATATGCGAATCCATCTGTGATGCGGATCGTAGAACTGCGGAGAAAAGTTGGAAACGAATGTCATCATTTCCGGGAATTTGCACGATTTGAGTCTTTAAATGGAAGCGTTTACGTCAGCCATTTAGAACCGAAAAGTGATGTGATCATGCTGGTTGGCAGACATTTTGCAGATCGTATGCCCTCAGAACACTGGATGATCATTGATAATAAACGGAAGATTGCATGTATCCACCCGAAAGACGGGACAAATTACCTGCGTTATCTGACAGATGAAGAGTTCGATACACTGCGAAAGACAGAAGAATATACAGATACATATACCGATCTCTGGAAAACCTTTTTCCATGCAGTCGGTATCAAAGAAAGAGAAAATTATATCTGTCAGAGGAATCTGTTCCCGAAATGGAAACGGAAGCATGCGGTGGAGTTCAGGGAATAA